One Trichoderma asperellum chromosome 5, complete sequence genomic region harbors:
- a CDS encoding uncharacterized protein (EggNog:ENOG41~TransMembrane:11 (n3-13c21/22o37-59i66-85o91-114i126-147o159-181i235-260o272-293i305-322o328-348i360-381o393-415i)~SECRETED:SignalP(1-21)): MPILALLLLCSFLDRTNVGNAKILGLESDVGITDGQYSQGLAVFYATYIACELPSNLVLKKFSPRIWLPTLTVAWGIITMCLGFIRSFGSFAAVRALLGIAEGGLFPGIVLYLSSMYTRGELALRIGIFYTAASLSGAFGGLLARGLSAIGPRGGLEGWRWIFIVEGLLTVASGVVAFIWLPNGVASAKFLSTEERDFASERLANDNGGRFNPALEAEEAFKWSEVRRGLFNVQIWLTSTAYFAMLSGVYSFGLFLPTIVNALQITTNANKVQLWTVIPYAVATPTTVAVALISDRIKLRGLPMLVMLPISIIGYATIAHVQSASVRFGMTCLMAMGMYSSVPCVLVWNANNSAGHYKRATTSALQLAVANCGGFVATFVYPNREGPVYLKGHSIILGLLCYAWFAVLANVLWLSKINKDKKMGKYDQYAGCGDDRDPEFEMIL; the protein is encoded by the exons ATGCCCATTCTGgctcttttgctgctctgctcgTTTCTCGATAGGACCAACGTCGGCAACGCCAAGATCCTCGGCCTCGAGTCCGATGTAGGCATCACAGACGGCCAATACTCGCAAGGCCTCGCCGTCTTTTACGCCACCTACATTGCCTG CGAACTCCCCAGCAACCTCGTCCTCAAGAAATTCTCCCCGCGCATCTGGCTCCCCACGCTGACCGTCGCCTggggcatcatcaccatgtGTCTCGGCTTCATCCGCTCCTTTGGCAGCTTCGCCGCCGTGCGCGCCCTGCTGGGCATCGCCGAGGGCGGCCTCTTTCCCGGCATCGTGCTGTACCTGTCCAGCATGTACACGCGCGGCGAGCTGGCTCTCCGCATCGGCATCTTCTACACGGCGGCGTCGCTGTCTGGCGCCTTTGGAGGGCTTTTGGCAAGGGGGTTGTCGGCGATTGGGCCGCGGGGCGGGCTGGagggctggagatggatttTTATCGTCGAGGGCCTGTTG ACTGTTGCTTCTGGCGTCGTTGCCTTTATCTGGTTGCCGAATGGCGTTGCCAGCGCAAAGTTTCTCTCGACAGAGGAGCGAGATTTCGCTTCTGAGAGATTGGCAAACGACAACGGTGGGCGCTTCAA CCCGGCActcgaagcagaagaagccttCAAGTGGTCCGAGGTCCGCCGCGGTCTCTTCAACGTCCAGATTTGGCTTACCTCGACGGCCTATTTTGCCATGCTCTCGGGAGTCTACTCGTTTGGTCTTTTC CTGCCTACGATTGTCAATGCCCTTCAAATCACGACCAACGCCAACAAAGTCCAGCTCTGGACCGTCATTCCTTATGCCGTGGCAACTCCCACTACCG TTGCCGTCGCCCTCATCTCTGACCGCATCAAGCTCCGTGGTCTGCCCATGCTCGTCATGCTCCCCATCTCCATTATCGGCTACGCCACAATTGCCCACGTCCAGTCAGCCAGTGTCCGCTTCGGCATGACTTGCCTCATGGCCATGGGCATGTACAGCTCCGTGCCGTGCGTGCTGGTGTGGAACGCGAATAACTCGGCGGGACATTACAAGAGAGCGACGACTTCGGCTTTGCAGCTGGCTGTAGCCAACTGCGGAGGGTTTGTTGCGA CATTTGTGTACCCGAATAGAGAGGGGCCCGTCTATCTAAAAGGACACTCTATCATTTTAGGATTGCTGTGCTATGCGTGGTTTgc TGTCTTAGCCAATGTGCTTTGGCTATCCAAGATTAACAAAGACAAGAAGATGGGCAAATACGATCAATACGCCGGCTGTGGCGATGATCGCGATCCCGAATTCGAAATGATTCTGTGA
- a CDS encoding uncharacterized protein (TransMembrane:10 (i128-150o156-174i194-213o219-237i257-277o289-307i328-347o367-385i397-415o421-442i)~EggNog:ENOG41): MPSTAPATPPPISPPAINLPESSSIDVERQSSPISREDTPLLTTPDDSDDASQAWSPPLGFIPIQLAIMTNVFLYGFDGTITAATYAVISSEFDAANSASWLTTSYLVTATAFQPLYGRVSDIFGRRACFFVSTVVFALGCLGCGVASTVFTLNCMRAITGVGGAGLMTMATIINSDMIPFRKRGMYQAMQNGVVGFGAICGASFGGTIADYIGWRWCFLLQVPFSVFAFIAGYFVLKNQHQGIAAEGGFGALWKRVDFSGALLLVTAVSTQLLGLSLGGNELPWSSPWVIGALAISVVLFAVFVRVEGNTTAMPIIPLRMLQGTMPIATQVANLCAGMSMYGYLFMLPLFFQAVLQDSATKAGVRLSLPSLAMPLGGLISGTVMSRWGKLIPLMRTGLVLMTVGQAMVSSWAFSDASWKYVWYIFPSHLGTGMVYPAILFISIASHAHSDHAVSASTTYLVRSLGTVWGVSVTSAIVQNTLSVRLPQVLSEVPDKWRIIDEIRHSVEALRTLPPDIQLSARLVYYDGLRLAFVATTLVAAIGVAAAFIANPANLRKTHG; this comes from the exons ATGCCCTCAACAGCACCAGCCACGCCGCCGCCTATATCGCCGCCGGCCATAAATCTGCCAGAGTCCTCCTCAATCGACGTCGAGCGCCAATCCTCCCCAATCTCCCGAGAAGACACGCCTCTCCTCACCACGCCCGACGACAGCGACGATGCGTCCCAAGCCTGGTCCCCTCCCCTGGGCTTCATCCCCATCCAGCTCGCCATCATGACAAACGTCTTCCTCTACGGCTTCGACGGCACAATCACCGCGGCCACGTACGCCGTCATCAGCTCCGAGTTCGACGCCGCCAACAGCGCCTCCTGGCTGACCACGTCGTACCTCGTCACCGCCACGGCTTTTCAGCCGCTCTACGGCCGGGTGTCTGACATCTTTGGCCGGCGGGCGTGCTTCTTCGTGTCGACGGTGGTCTTTGCGCTGGGATGTCTCGGCTGCGGCGTGGCGAGCACCGTCTTTACGTTGAATTGTATGCGGGCCATTACTGGCGTTGGCGGGGCGGGACTGATGACGATGG ccaccatcatcaactcGGACATGATTCCCTTTCGCAAGCGCGGCATGTATCAAGCCATGCAAAACGGCGTTGTTGGCTTCGGAGCCATCTGCGGAGCCTCCTTTGGCGGCACCATTGCCGACTACATCGGTTGGCGCTGGTGCTTCCTCTTGCAGGTGCCCTTTTCGGTCTTTGCCTTCATCGCCGGGTATTTCGTGCTCAAGAACCAGCACCAGGGGATCGCCGCCGAAGGTGGATTTGGCGCTCTGTGGAAGAGAGTCGATTTCTCGGGCGCCCTGCTGCTCGTCACTGCTGTCTCGACGCAGCTGCTTGGGCTGAGCCTCGGCGGGAATGAACTGCCCTGGAGCAGTCCCTGGGTTATCGGAGCGCTGGCGATTAGCGTTGTGCTGTTTGCCGTCTTCGTTCGTGTCGAGGGCAACACGACGGCCATGCCAATCATACCGCTGAGGATGCTGCAGGGAACAATGCCGATTGCCACGCAAGTCGCCAACCTTTGCGCGGGCATGTCCATGTATGGG TATCTCTTCATGCTtccgctcttcttccaggccgTCCTTCAAGATTCGGCTACCAAAGCGGGCGTTCGTCTGTCTCTGCCTTCGTTGGCCATGCCCTTGGGAGGCTTGATCTCAGGCACAGTCATGTCTCGGTGGGGAAAGCTGATTCCACTTATGCGAACGGGACTTGTACTTATGACGGTTGGCCAAGCTATGGTCTCGTCGTGGGCCTTTTCAGATGCGTCATGGAAGTATGTCTGGTATATATTTCCTTCTCACTTGGGCACAGGAATGGTGTATCCGGCGATTTTGTTTATATCGATTGCATCCCACGCTCATTCAG ATCATGCCGTATCCGCTTCGACTACCTATCTCGTTCGATCCCTCGGAACCGTCTGGGGAGTGTCCGTCACGTCGGCTATTGTTCAAAACACGCTCAGTGTACGCTTACCACAGGTCTTGAGCGAGGTACCAGATAAATGGAGA ATTATTGATGAGATTCGACACTCGGTGGAAGCCTTGCGCACGCTTCCGCCTGATATCCAGCTAAGCGCTCGATTAGTATACTATGATGGACTGAGGCTTGCTTTTGTTGCAACCACTCTGGTGGCTGCCATTGGAGTGGCTGCCGCGTTTATTGCGAACCCAGCCAACTTGCGAAAGACTCATGGTTAA
- a CDS encoding uncharacterized protein (EggNog:ENOG41~TransMembrane:12 (i128-150o156-174i194-213o219-237i257-277o289-307i328-347o367-385i397-415o421-448i460-478o529-550i)) has protein sequence MPSTAPATPPPISPPAINLPESSSIDVERQSSPISREDTPLLTTPDDSDDASQAWSPPLGFIPIQLAIMTNVFLYGFDGTITAATYAVISSEFDAANSASWLTTSYLVTATAFQPLYGRVSDIFGRRACFFVSTVVFALGCLGCGVASTVFTLNCMRAITGVGGAGLMTMATIINSDMIPFRKRGMYQAMQNGVVGFGAICGASFGGTIADYIGWRWCFLLQVPFSVFAFIAGYFVLKNQHQGIAAEGGFGALWKRVDFSGALLLVTAVSTQLLGLSLGGNELPWSSPWVIGALAISVVLFAVFVRVEGNTTAMPIIPLRMLQGTMPIATQVANLCAGMSMYGYLFMLPLFFQAVLQDSATKAGVRLSLPSLAMPLGGLISGTVMSRWGKLIPLMRTGLVLMTVGQAMVSSWAFSDASWKYVWYIFPSHLGTGMVYPAILFISIASHAHSDHAVSASTTYLVRSLGTVWGVSVTSAIVQNTLSVRLPQVLSEVPDKWRVRPFSLCRFQYFFLSGEVNDN, from the exons ATGCCCTCAACAGCACCAGCCACGCCGCCGCCTATATCGCCGCCGGCCATAAATCTGCCAGAGTCCTCCTCAATCGACGTCGAGCGCCAATCCTCCCCAATCTCCCGAGAAGACACGCCTCTCCTCACCACGCCCGACGACAGCGACGATGCGTCCCAAGCCTGGTCCCCTCCCCTGGGCTTCATCCCCATCCAGCTCGCCATCATGACAAACGTCTTCCTCTACGGCTTCGACGGCACAATCACCGCGGCCACGTACGCCGTCATCAGCTCCGAGTTCGACGCCGCCAACAGCGCCTCCTGGCTGACCACGTCGTACCTCGTCACCGCCACGGCTTTTCAGCCGCTCTACGGCCGGGTGTCTGACATCTTTGGCCGGCGGGCGTGCTTCTTCGTGTCGACGGTGGTCTTTGCGCTGGGATGTCTCGGCTGCGGCGTGGCGAGCACCGTCTTTACGTTGAATTGTATGCGGGCCATTACTGGCGTTGGCGGGGCGGGACTGATGACGATGG ccaccatcatcaactcGGACATGATTCCCTTTCGCAAGCGCGGCATGTATCAAGCCATGCAAAACGGCGTTGTTGGCTTCGGAGCCATCTGCGGAGCCTCCTTTGGCGGCACCATTGCCGACTACATCGGTTGGCGCTGGTGCTTCCTCTTGCAGGTGCCCTTTTCGGTCTTTGCCTTCATCGCCGGGTATTTCGTGCTCAAGAACCAGCACCAGGGGATCGCCGCCGAAGGTGGATTTGGCGCTCTGTGGAAGAGAGTCGATTTCTCGGGCGCCCTGCTGCTCGTCACTGCTGTCTCGACGCAGCTGCTTGGGCTGAGCCTCGGCGGGAATGAACTGCCCTGGAGCAGTCCCTGGGTTATCGGAGCGCTGGCGATTAGCGTTGTGCTGTTTGCCGTCTTCGTTCGTGTCGAGGGCAACACGACGGCCATGCCAATCATACCGCTGAGGATGCTGCAGGGAACAATGCCGATTGCCACGCAAGTCGCCAACCTTTGCGCGGGCATGTCCATGTATGGG TATCTCTTCATGCTtccgctcttcttccaggccgTCCTTCAAGATTCGGCTACCAAAGCGGGCGTTCGTCTGTCTCTGCCTTCGTTGGCCATGCCCTTGGGAGGCTTGATCTCAGGCACAGTCATGTCTCGGTGGGGAAAGCTGATTCCACTTATGCGAACGGGACTTGTACTTATGACGGTTGGCCAAGCTATGGTCTCGTCGTGGGCCTTTTCAGATGCGTCATGGAAGTATGTCTGGTATATATTTCCTTCTCACTTGGGCACAGGAATGGTGTATCCGGCGATTTTGTTTATATCGATTGCATCCCACGCTCATTCAG ATCATGCCGTATCCGCTTCGACTACCTATCTCGTTCGATCCCTCGGAACCGTCTGGGGAGTGTCCGTCACGTCGGCTATTGTTCAAAACACGCTCAGTGTACGCTTACCACAGGTCTTGAGCGAGGTACCAGATAAATGGAGAGTACGACCCTTTTCTTTATGTCGATttcaatatttttttctaagTGGTGAGGTAAATGACAACTGA
- a CDS encoding uncharacterized protein (EggNog:ENOG41) has product MSSSSLPDHYKVLGVAKDAQEKDIRTAYRKLVLKCHPDKVQDPTLKAQKQEEFQKVQQAYELLTDEEERKKYDDQIRLAELREQLRKTAVSTPPRSASKTRFSTFEVRTADPHRASSYKAAPGVPPSASKSYAQSRSYEDDLPYSHRVYQTSSSRTRRGDTTYVDSRSKRDSERERERERERERERERERERERERERERERERERERERERERERDKDSKERERRRKADKEEAARRAERDAKDARREKKTKEKKDDKKKHAKSATAYDDFSDDNIPIPKSDKKKASKKYDDKQRDRDHRDAIPIVSPPLVQSYPDYVTSKYEPVRAAPVAAEPSSSWEDTHAKLQDAASYINMTRAKEGNLSGPKRSVTYSHHMNQPPAVPTPPPAPNQTSPFPVPEEDDARRSSAAARPRRGSTESNRAKYRKSSREPVADSGPMGSPRHTSHPTMSGSPPHLSRTNTMPADPSSYARAVPITRSKTYNYGEGFEVRGRNRSRYTAQINEEDDSDDYHQARDRRNRAGRRDQSMDQGYTETSRYAGYESGRQPSYSRRAEPEQDRYAYYAAGHSDGRPSMPTRESGYSTSAGSAQFSKVKTNKNYSYEDAHYTHYQTPKSREEYSTYA; this is encoded by the coding sequence ATGAGCTCCTCGTCCCTTCCGGATCATTACAAGGTTCTCGGTGTTGCCAAGGATGCTCAGGAAAAGGACATTCGCACGGCCTATCGCAAGCTTGTCTTGAAGTGTCATCCCGACAAGGTGCAGGACCCGACGCTCAAGGCACAGAAACAGGAAGAGTTCCAAAAGGTCCAGCAGGCATATGAGCTGCTGACCGACGAAGAGGAGCGGAAAAAGTACGACGACCAGATCAGATTGGCCGAATTGAGAGAGCAGCTGCGCAAGACTGCCGTTTCGACCCCGCCGCGATCAGCCTCCAAGACCAGATTTAGCACCTTTGAAGTTCGAACTGCCGACCCGCATCGCGCCTCGTCCTACAAGGCGGCCCCTGGCGTCCCCCCCTCAGCCTCAAAATCATATGCGCAATCGCGATCCTACGAAGATGATCTGCCCTACAGCCATCGGGTATACCAGACTAGCTCTTCGCGCACAAGGAGAGGGGATACTACCTACGTGGATAGCCGCTCAAAGCGGGATAGCGAGAGAGAACGGGAACGCGAGcgggaaagagaaagggaaagggaacgagagagagagcgagaacgAGAACGAGAAAGAGAACGTGAACGAGAACGTGAACGTGAACGCGAAAGGGAGCGCGAACGTGAGCGCGACAAGGATAGCAAAGAGCGCGAGCGCAGAAGGAAAGCCGACAAGGAAGAGGCCGCTCGCCGCGCTGAGAGGGATGCCAAAGACGCTCgccgagaaaagaagaccaaggagaagaaggacgacaagaagaagcacgcAAAGTCGGCAACTGCTTACGATGACTTTAGCGACGATAACATTCCCATCCCTAAATccgacaagaagaaggcgagcAAAAAGTACGATGACAAGCAGCGAGACCGAGATCACCGTGACGCTATTCCCATAGTGTCTCCTCCCCTTGTCCAGTCTTATCCTGACTACGTTACAAGCAAGTATGAGCCTGTGCGAGCTGCGCCAGTCGCTGCAGAGCCGTCTTCGTCCTGGGAGGATACCCACGCCAAGTTGCAAGATGCTGCCTCTTACATTAATATGACTCGGGCCAAGGAGGGCAATCTTAGTGGTCCTAAGCGGTCTGTGACTTACAGCCACCACATGAACCAGCCTCCCGCTGTCCCAACTCCCCCACCTGCTCCCAACCAAACGTCTCCTTTCCCCGTCcccgaggaagatgacgctCGTCGTtcatcggcggcggcgcgacCTCGCCGTGGCTCGACGGAAAGCAATCGTGCCAAATACAGAAAGTCATCGCGAGAACCCGTCGCTGACTCTGGTCCCATGGGCTCCCCACGCCACACATCCCATCCGACAATGTCTGGCTCCCCCCCTCATTTGTCGAGGACAAACACCATGCCGGCTGACCCAAGCAGCTATGCGAGAGCTGTGCCCATCACTCGTTCTAAAACCTACAATTATGGAGAAGGATTCGAAGTTCGCGGACGGAATCGTTCACGCTATACCGCGCAAATcaacgaagaggatgattcAGATGACTATCACCAGGCAAGAGATCGCAGAAACCGTGCCGGCAGGAGAGATCAATCCATGGACCAAGGTTATACAGAAACCTCTCGATACGCTGGATACGAGAGTGGCCGACAGCCATCGTATAGCCGTCGCGCAGAGCCTGAGCAGGATCGATATGCCTATTACGCTGCTGGCCACAGTGACGGCCGACCTTCCATGCCAACCCGTGAAAGCGGCTACTCTACTTCGGCCGGATCCGCGCAATTTTCCAAGGTCAAGACCAACAAGAACTACTCGTACGAGGATGCGCATTACACCCACTATCAAACCCCCAAGTCGCGCGAAGAATATTCTACGTACGCTTGA